In the Kitasatospora terrestris genome, one interval contains:
- a CDS encoding NADPH-dependent F420 reductase codes for MRFGVIGTGTVGRTLAEKLVELGHEVTLGSRTKDNAAANDWADRAGPYGHAGTFAEAAEFGEVVLNATSGTVSLQALEAAGAERLAGKVLIDVSNPLVFSATGELSLEPVNTDSVGEQIQRAHPDAFVVKALNTVTAPVMVDPARIPGEHNLFIAGEDVEAKAKVRAVLEEFGWPAGAIIDLGGIEAARGMEMMMPFWITMMRHLGHADFNYSIRTAN; via the coding sequence ATGCGTTTCGGAGTCATCGGTACCGGGACGGTGGGCCGTACGCTCGCCGAGAAGCTGGTCGAGCTGGGCCACGAGGTCACCCTCGGCTCGCGGACCAAGGACAACGCCGCCGCCAACGACTGGGCGGACCGCGCCGGGCCGTACGGGCACGCGGGCACCTTCGCCGAGGCCGCCGAGTTCGGCGAGGTCGTGCTGAACGCCACCTCCGGCACGGTGTCGCTGCAGGCGCTGGAGGCGGCCGGCGCCGAGCGCCTGGCGGGCAAGGTGCTGATCGACGTCTCCAACCCGCTGGTCTTCTCCGCCACCGGCGAGCTCTCGCTGGAGCCGGTGAACACCGACAGCGTCGGCGAGCAGATCCAGCGGGCCCACCCCGACGCCTTCGTGGTGAAGGCGCTGAACACGGTGACCGCCCCGGTGATGGTCGACCCGGCCCGGATCCCCGGCGAGCACAACCTCTTCATCGCCGGTGAGGACGTCGAGGCGAAGGCCAAGGTCCGTGCCGTGCTGGAGGAGTTCGGCTGGCCCGCCGGCGCGATCATCGACCTCGGCGGGATCGAGGCCGCCCGCGGCATGGAGATGATGATGCCGTTCTGGATCACCATGATGCGCCACCTCGGCCACGCCGACTTCAACTACTCCATCCGCACCGCGAACTGA
- a CDS encoding PIG-L deacetylase family protein: MTEQPPPPFEPVDEDWQTALAIVAHPDDMEYGAAAAVARWTAQGKTVVYVMVTSGEAGIDGMDPEQCRAVREQEQIASAAIVGVDVVEFLGHPDGVIEYGLPLRRDIARAVRRHRPDIVITTNFRDTYGGVFPNQADHIAVGRATLDGVRDAGNRWVFRELTAEGHEPWDGVRQVWAAASPDGRHAVDTTEHFDAGVASLEAHRAYLDGLGEGPMSDAAGFLESMSRATGTRLGVRYASSFEVIPLR; encoded by the coding sequence ATGACCGAACAGCCCCCGCCCCCCTTCGAACCCGTCGACGAGGACTGGCAGACCGCGCTCGCGATCGTCGCCCACCCCGACGACATGGAGTACGGCGCGGCCGCCGCCGTCGCCCGCTGGACCGCCCAGGGCAAGACCGTGGTCTACGTGATGGTCACCAGCGGCGAGGCCGGCATCGACGGCATGGACCCGGAGCAGTGCCGGGCCGTGCGCGAGCAGGAGCAGATCGCCTCCGCCGCGATCGTCGGCGTCGACGTGGTCGAGTTCCTCGGCCACCCCGACGGCGTGATCGAGTACGGGCTGCCGCTGCGCCGCGACATCGCCCGCGCGGTGCGCCGGCACCGCCCGGACATCGTGATCACCACCAACTTCCGTGACACGTACGGCGGGGTGTTCCCCAACCAGGCCGACCACATCGCGGTCGGCCGGGCCACCCTGGACGGCGTCCGGGACGCGGGCAACCGGTGGGTGTTCCGGGAGCTGACCGCCGAGGGCCACGAGCCGTGGGACGGCGTCCGGCAGGTCTGGGCCGCCGCCTCGCCCGACGGCCGGCACGCCGTCGACACCACCGAGCACTTCGACGCCGGCGTCGCCTCGCTGGAGGCGCACCGCGCGTACCTGGACGGGCTCGGCGAAGGGCCGATGTCGGACGCGGCCGGATTCCTGGAGTCGATGTCCCGGGCGACCGGCACCCGGCTCGGGGTGCGCTACGCGTCCTCGTTCGAGGTCATCCCGCTGCGCTGA
- a CDS encoding ricin-type beta-trefoil lectin domain protein gives MVVVVAAISTALSTGLSATAAPVTSAAPVAAPVAAAAAASGGCGKAPSLASGTRTITSSGQNRSYILRVPANYDQNRPYRLVFGFHWRGGTANDVDSGGTDGYNWSYYGLRRLADADNNGTVFVAPQGFDNGWANSNGQDLTFVDDMTRQLEAGLCIDTTQLFAAGFSYGGGMSYALACARATVFRGVAVYAGANLSGCSGGTQPIAYMGLHGLRDNVLPISSGRALRDQFVRNNGCTPQNPPEPASGSLTHVVTTYSGCKPGYPVVWAAFDGAGHDPGPIDGCTCDGWRTWTSGEVWKFFSQFGSSTPTPPSTGQEIVGQASGRCTDIPGSSTSNGTQAQLWDCHGGTNQRWTYTASKQLMVYGNKCLDASAKGTGNGTAVVIWDCNGQTNQQWNVNSNGTVTGVQSGLCLDATGTGTANGTKIQLWSCSGAGNQQWSFRN, from the coding sequence ATGGTCGTCGTCGTGGCGGCGATCAGCACGGCGCTGAGCACCGGCCTCAGCGCGACCGCCGCCCCGGTCACGTCCGCCGCTCCGGTCGCCGCTCCGGTCGCAGCCGCCGCCGCGGCCAGCGGCGGCTGCGGCAAGGCGCCGTCGCTGGCGAGCGGCACCCGCACGATCACCAGCAGCGGCCAGAACCGCAGTTACATCCTGCGGGTCCCCGCCAACTACGACCAGAACCGCCCCTACCGGTTGGTCTTCGGGTTCCACTGGCGGGGCGGCACCGCCAATGACGTCGACTCCGGCGGCACCGATGGGTACAACTGGTCCTACTACGGACTCAGGCGGCTGGCGGACGCCGACAACAACGGCACCGTCTTCGTCGCACCACAGGGCTTCGACAACGGCTGGGCCAACTCCAACGGCCAGGACCTCACCTTCGTCGACGACATGACCAGGCAGCTCGAAGCCGGCCTGTGCATCGACACGACGCAGCTCTTCGCCGCCGGTTTCAGCTACGGCGGCGGGATGAGCTACGCGCTCGCCTGCGCCCGGGCGACGGTCTTCCGCGGGGTCGCGGTCTACGCCGGGGCGAACCTCAGCGGATGCAGCGGCGGTACGCAGCCGATTGCGTACATGGGCCTGCACGGCCTCCGCGACAACGTCCTGCCCATCTCCTCGGGACGGGCACTCCGTGACCAGTTCGTCAGGAACAACGGCTGCACCCCGCAGAACCCGCCCGAGCCGGCCTCCGGCAGCCTGACGCACGTCGTCACCACCTACTCCGGGTGCAAGCCCGGGTATCCGGTGGTCTGGGCCGCGTTCGACGGAGCGGGCCACGACCCCGGTCCGATCGACGGGTGCACCTGCGACGGCTGGCGCACCTGGACGTCCGGTGAGGTGTGGAAGTTCTTCAGCCAGTTCGGCTCCAGCACCCCCACCCCTCCGAGCACCGGCCAGGAGATCGTGGGCCAGGCGTCGGGCCGCTGCACCGACATCCCGGGCTCCTCCACGAGCAACGGCACCCAGGCCCAACTGTGGGACTGCCACGGCGGCACCAACCAGCGGTGGACCTACACCGCGAGCAAGCAGCTCATGGTCTACGGCAACAAGTGCCTGGACGCCTCGGCCAAGGGGACCGGCAACGGGACCGCCGTGGTGATCTGGGACTGCAACGGGCAGACCAACCAGCAGTGGAACGTCAACTCCAACGGCACCGTCACCGGAGTCCAGTCGGGCCTGTGTCTGGACGCCACCGGCACGGGTACGGCGAACGGGACGAAGATCCAGCTGTGGAGCTGCTCGGGCGCGGGCAACCAGCAGTGGAGTTTCCGCAACTGA
- a CDS encoding TetR/AcrR family transcriptional regulator, with protein sequence MSSESPTGRASARSKRSDALRNQQALLAAAAEVFVASGVDAPIRRIAAKAGVGTGTIYRHFPTRADLVTAVYRHQIEECAEAGPVLLAGADSPVVALRQWIDLFVDFLVTKHGLADAMQSDSSGFAALHGYFLDRLLPVCGRLLDAAVDAGEIRAGTRPYELMRGIGNLCIGGGDPQYDPRHLIELLLCGLQRHPSE encoded by the coding sequence GTGTCCAGCGAGAGCCCCACGGGGAGGGCGTCGGCCCGGAGCAAGCGGTCTGACGCGCTGCGCAACCAACAGGCGCTGCTCGCGGCCGCCGCCGAGGTGTTCGTGGCCTCCGGCGTCGACGCGCCGATCCGCCGGATCGCGGCCAAGGCGGGTGTGGGGACGGGAACGATCTACCGGCACTTCCCGACCCGGGCCGATCTCGTCACGGCCGTGTACCGCCATCAGATCGAGGAGTGCGCGGAGGCGGGGCCGGTGCTGCTGGCCGGCGCCGACTCCCCGGTCGTCGCGCTGCGCCAGTGGATCGACCTCTTCGTCGACTTCCTGGTCACCAAGCACGGACTGGCCGACGCCATGCAGTCGGACAGCAGCGGCTTCGCCGCGCTGCACGGCTACTTCCTCGACCGTCTGCTGCCGGTCTGCGGGCGGCTGCTCGATGCCGCGGTCGATGCCGGTGAGATCAGGGCGGGCACCCGGCCCTACGAACTCATGCGCGGCATCGGCAACCTGTGCATCGGAGGCGGAGATCCGCAGTACGATCCCCGGCACCTGATCGAATTGCTCCTGTGCGGACTGCAGCGCCACCCGTCGGAGTGA
- a CDS encoding SpoIIE family protein phosphatase yields MTVPGAAGQPPGTPFGPGTMATAVLDRRGTVIGWDASAQELYGYRADQVLGRPARSVLVPVDGRSLFDAADAPVASGGDRWALRRPGGAVDVVLYVLRLGPDGAGPATAAWGIVSVAAERMERWATDQAMLTGLSAQSPISLSVIGPDGRVRWVNPATEEAFGFTRADWFGRPVRDLFPAGEIVSPGLAGRSLGSVVDQVLRTGEPVVDLHYRSPAPGAGGQPSVWSCSYFRLQDDTGRDLGVCESAFDITDRYEAQRRLELLSRSSGIGTTLDPARTCRELVAAVVPDLADEARVDLAEPVRTGAPDKDGPAPDRPAPDRPAPDGRRLVLPLAAGSARLGEVTLLRTGPRGPFDDADLAVAAELIAHTAVCVDNARRYERERATALLFQRNLLPQELPRHTAVETAHHYVAGKGPGGVGGDWYDVVPLSGIRVGLVVGDVTGHGLPAAVTMGRLRTTVRALAALDLTPEELLGRLDDLVGQARIGTDPGEADGTDPALGARCLYLVYDPVHRRCAAASAGHLPPVLRAPGGTAAPLDLPAGLPLGVGGMPFEAAEFEIAEGSLLALFTDGLVTGGRQDPDAGVAGLCRILDEHADLPPDALRRRIAASGLPDGGRDDAALLLLRLHAPAADDTADWQIAPDPAEVAGARAAVGDRLALWGLESVGFAVGLVVSELVTNAIRYGAPPVHLRLLRDHDRALLCEVSDSKETSPHLRRARPDEEGGRGLFLVAGLADRWGTRYTREGKTVWAEFPLPPAH; encoded by the coding sequence ATGACAGTGCCCGGGGCAGCGGGGCAGCCGCCCGGCACCCCGTTCGGCCCGGGGACGATGGCGACCGCCGTCCTCGACCGGCGCGGCACGGTGATCGGCTGGGACGCCTCCGCCCAGGAGCTGTACGGGTACCGGGCGGACCAGGTGCTCGGCCGGCCCGCCCGCTCGGTCCTGGTCCCCGTCGACGGGCGATCGCTCTTCGACGCGGCCGACGCCCCCGTCGCGTCCGGGGGCGACCGGTGGGCGCTCCGCCGCCCCGGCGGGGCCGTCGACGTGGTGCTGTACGTCCTGCGGCTGGGCCCCGACGGCGCCGGCCCGGCGACCGCGGCGTGGGGCATCGTGTCGGTCGCCGCCGAGCGGATGGAGCGCTGGGCGACCGACCAGGCGATGCTCACCGGCCTGTCCGCGCAGTCCCCGATCTCTCTGTCGGTGATCGGGCCGGACGGACGGGTGCGGTGGGTCAACCCCGCGACCGAAGAGGCGTTCGGCTTCACCCGCGCCGACTGGTTCGGCCGCCCGGTCAGGGACCTCTTCCCCGCGGGCGAGATCGTCTCGCCGGGCCTCGCGGGCCGCTCGCTCGGGTCGGTCGTCGACCAGGTCCTGCGCACCGGCGAACCCGTCGTCGACCTGCACTACCGCAGCCCGGCACCCGGGGCCGGGGGCCAGCCGTCCGTGTGGTCCTGCTCCTACTTCCGCCTCCAGGACGACACCGGCCGCGACCTCGGCGTCTGCGAGTCCGCGTTCGACATCACCGACCGGTACGAGGCGCAGCGCCGGCTCGAACTGCTCAGCCGCTCCAGCGGCATCGGCACCACCCTGGACCCGGCCCGGACCTGCCGGGAGCTGGTCGCCGCCGTGGTGCCCGACCTCGCCGACGAGGCCCGGGTGGACCTGGCGGAGCCCGTCCGCACCGGCGCGCCGGACAAGGACGGGCCCGCGCCGGACAGGCCAGCGCCGGACAGGCCAGCGCCGGACGGCCGACGGCTCGTCCTCCCGCTGGCCGCCGGATCGGCCCGGCTCGGCGAGGTCACCCTGCTGCGCACCGGCCCCCGCGGCCCGTTCGACGATGCCGACCTCGCCGTCGCCGCCGAGCTGATCGCCCACACGGCCGTCTGCGTCGACAACGCCCGCCGGTACGAGCGGGAGCGCGCCACCGCGCTGCTGTTCCAGCGCAACCTGCTGCCGCAGGAACTGCCGCGGCACACGGCCGTGGAGACGGCGCACCACTACGTGGCGGGCAAGGGGCCGGGCGGGGTCGGCGGCGACTGGTACGACGTGGTCCCGCTGTCCGGCATCCGGGTCGGGCTGGTGGTCGGCGACGTCACGGGCCACGGGCTGCCGGCCGCGGTGACCATGGGCCGGTTGCGGACCACCGTGCGGGCCCTGGCCGCCCTCGACCTCACGCCCGAGGAACTGCTCGGCCGCCTCGACGACCTGGTCGGCCAGGCCCGGATCGGCACCGACCCCGGCGAGGCGGACGGCACCGACCCGGCGCTGGGCGCACGCTGCCTCTACCTGGTGTACGACCCCGTGCACCGGCGCTGCGCGGCGGCGAGCGCCGGCCACCTGCCGCCGGTCCTGCGCGCCCCGGGCGGCACCGCCGCGCCGCTGGACCTGCCGGCCGGCCTGCCGCTGGGGGTCGGCGGCATGCCCTTCGAGGCCGCCGAGTTCGAGATCGCCGAAGGCAGCCTGCTGGCCCTGTTCACCGACGGCCTGGTGACCGGCGGGCGGCAGGACCCGGACGCCGGCGTCGCCGGGCTCTGCCGGATCCTGGACGAGCACGCCGACCTGCCACCGGACGCGCTGCGGCGCCGGATCGCGGCGTCCGGCCTGCCCGACGGCGGCCGGGACGACGCCGCACTGCTGCTGCTCCGGCTGCACGCGCCGGCCGCGGACGACACGGCCGACTGGCAGATCGCCCCCGACCCGGCGGAGGTGGCCGGCGCCCGGGCCGCCGTCGGCGACCGACTCGCCCTTTGGGGGCTGGAGTCGGTCGGCTTCGCGGTCGGACTCGTCGTCAGCGAGCTGGTCACGAACGCGATCCGCTACGGCGCCCCGCCGGTGCACCTGCGGCTGCTCCGCGACCACGACCGGGCCCTGCTCTGCGAGGTGTCCGACAGCAAGGAGACCTCGCCCCACCTCCGTCGGGCCCGCCCCGACGAGGAGGGCGGCCGCGGCCTGTTCCTGGTCGCCGGCCTCGCCGACCGCTGGGGCACCCGTTACACCCGCGAGGGCAAGACCGTCTGGGCCGAGTTCCCGCTCCCACCGGCTCACTGA
- a CDS encoding chlorophyllase: MSASNPTAPVPVLSYSPVALPVPGRPVDLHVRVSAPASGTGLPVILLSHGHGPSNNLSSLNGYAPLANSWAAQGFVVLQPTHLTSRTLSHLVADAPGAPDFWRSRAEDMSHVLDRLDVIERTVPQLAGRIDHTKIALAGHSLGGFTAALLLGAGLNDPGTGKVVHLVESRIKAGVLLAAPGRGGDVLNGPMAEQWPIIGAVDFSTMAAPTLVVAGDKDDSRHFTDVGPDWHADPYTLAPGPKSLLTLFGAEHGLGGIAGYDAAETTDENPERVAAVGRLTAAYLRSRLHLGDTAWQAACEALGTDPDPIGRVETK; the protein is encoded by the coding sequence ATGAGCGCATCCAACCCCACCGCACCCGTCCCCGTCCTGTCGTACAGCCCGGTGGCCCTGCCCGTGCCCGGACGTCCCGTGGACCTCCACGTACGCGTCTCCGCTCCCGCGTCCGGAACCGGTCTTCCCGTCATCCTGCTCTCCCACGGCCACGGCCCGTCGAACAACCTCTCATCGCTGAACGGCTACGCACCGCTCGCCAACTCCTGGGCGGCACAAGGGTTCGTCGTCCTCCAACCCACCCACCTCACCTCCCGGACGCTGAGCCACCTGGTCGCCGACGCCCCGGGCGCACCGGACTTCTGGCGCTCCCGCGCCGAGGACATGAGTCACGTCCTCGACCGGCTCGACGTGATCGAGCGCACCGTGCCACAGCTGGCCGGACGGATCGACCACACCAAGATCGCCCTGGCCGGACACTCCCTCGGCGGCTTCACCGCGGCCCTCCTGCTGGGCGCCGGACTCAACGACCCCGGCACCGGGAAGGTGGTGCACCTGGTCGAGTCGCGGATCAAGGCGGGCGTACTGCTCGCCGCGCCCGGCAGGGGCGGCGACGTCCTCAACGGCCCCATGGCCGAGCAGTGGCCGATCATCGGGGCCGTCGACTTCTCCACCATGGCCGCTCCCACCCTGGTCGTCGCAGGCGACAAGGACGACTCCCGCCACTTCACCGACGTGGGTCCGGACTGGCACGCCGACCCCTACACCCTCGCCCCCGGCCCGAAGTCCCTGCTCACCCTGTTCGGGGCGGAGCACGGACTCGGCGGGATCGCCGGATACGACGCCGCCGAGACCACCGACGAGAACCCCGAACGGGTCGCCGCCGTCGGGCGGCTCACTGCCGCCTACCTCCGCAGCCGGCTCCACCTCGGCGACACGGCCTGGCAGGCCGCATGCGAGGCGCTGGGAACCGACCCCGACCCGATCGGACGAGTCGAAACCAAGTAG
- a CDS encoding DUF1918 domain-containing protein, with protein sequence MQATVGDHVHMYSRNIGMIDRKGEILEVRGADGEPPYMVRFEDGHTGLVYPGPDCVVEHRNAEEQR encoded by the coding sequence ATGCAAGCCACAGTGGGTGACCACGTCCACATGTACAGTCGCAACATCGGCATGATCGACCGCAAGGGCGAGATCCTGGAGGTCCGCGGGGCCGACGGCGAGCCGCCGTACATGGTGCGCTTCGAGGACGGCCACACGGGACTCGTCTACCCGGGGCCGGACTGCGTCGTCGAGCACCGCAACGCCGAGGAGCAGCGCTGA
- a CDS encoding TetR/AcrR family transcriptional regulator — MRARTDSGVQGGSGAAVRRRPVQQRSQERYERLLDACAGLLDEVGAGALTTKEVAQRAEVPIGTLYQFFSGREGLLAALAERNLTAYLARLAARTAGASGPGSLATFVDLAVEEFVAMKRTVPGFGHLDFGLVDAVPAGFGDDTHLLDDDLDNNAAVAVRLRAIGGELFADPGYGVSLRVAMECADAVLKLAFRVAQDGDPALIAECKRVLLRYLAPPAA, encoded by the coding sequence ATGAGAGCGCGGACGGACAGCGGCGTGCAGGGCGGCAGTGGGGCTGCGGTCCGCCGGCGGCCGGTGCAGCAGCGCAGCCAGGAGCGGTACGAGCGGCTGCTCGACGCCTGCGCGGGGCTGCTGGACGAGGTCGGTGCCGGGGCGCTGACCACCAAGGAGGTCGCGCAGCGCGCCGAGGTGCCGATCGGCACCCTGTACCAGTTCTTCTCCGGCCGCGAGGGGTTGCTCGCCGCACTGGCGGAGCGCAACCTCACCGCCTACCTGGCCCGCCTCGCCGCCCGTACCGCCGGCGCCTCCGGGCCCGGCTCGCTCGCGACCTTCGTCGACCTGGCGGTGGAGGAGTTCGTGGCGATGAAGCGGACCGTCCCCGGCTTCGGGCACCTGGACTTCGGCCTGGTCGACGCGGTGCCGGCCGGTTTCGGCGACGACACCCACCTGCTCGACGACGACCTCGACAACAACGCGGCCGTGGCGGTGCGCCTGCGGGCGATCGGCGGAGAGCTGTTCGCCGACCCGGGGTACGGGGTGTCGCTGCGGGTCGCGATGGAGTGCGCGGACGCGGTGCTCAAGCTGGCGTTCCGGGTCGCTCAGGACGGCGACCCGGCGCTGATCGCCGAGTGCAAGCGGGTGCTGCTGCGCTACCTCGCCCCACCGGCGGCGTGA
- a CDS encoding GH1 family beta-glucosidase: MPHRINLPQDFRWGVATAAYQIEGAVAEGGRGPSIWDTFCDRPGAVRDGHSGARACDHYHRYPEDIELMRGLGLDAYRFSIAWPRIRPTGRGPVNATGLDFYERLVDGLLDAGITPFPTLFHWDLPQALEDAGGWLNRDTAHRFAEYAAAVADRLGDRVPAWITLNEPFVHMVYGYALGIHAPGHALLLDALPVAHHQLLGHALAAGVLAERGAQVLIANNCTPVRSATTSAEDEAAADAYDALHNRLFNDPLLLGRYPDLAAYGVGPDLGGAVRDGDLALIAAAPLDGLGINYYNPTRIAAPTEPGLPFAEAPIDGVPRTHFGWPVVPDGLRELLVGLRERYGSALPPITITENGCSTDDLLDDTARIDYLAGHLDALAAASAQGVDVRGYFTWSLLDNFEWAEGYHQRFGLVHVDFESQKRTPKSSYAWYRELIAAHRNQIPA; the protein is encoded by the coding sequence GTGCCGCACCGCATCAACCTCCCGCAGGACTTCCGCTGGGGCGTCGCCACCGCCGCATACCAGATCGAGGGCGCGGTGGCCGAGGGCGGCCGCGGCCCGTCGATCTGGGACACCTTCTGCGACCGCCCCGGCGCCGTCCGGGACGGGCACAGCGGCGCCCGGGCCTGCGACCACTACCACCGGTATCCCGAGGACATCGAGCTGATGCGCGGCCTCGGCCTCGACGCCTACCGATTCTCGATCGCCTGGCCGCGCATCCGGCCCACCGGCAGGGGCCCCGTCAACGCCACCGGGCTCGACTTCTACGAACGGCTGGTCGACGGACTCCTCGACGCCGGCATCACCCCCTTCCCCACGCTCTTCCACTGGGACCTGCCGCAGGCCCTGGAGGACGCGGGGGGCTGGCTCAACCGCGACACGGCGCACCGCTTCGCCGAGTACGCGGCCGCCGTCGCCGACCGGCTCGGTGACCGGGTGCCCGCCTGGATCACCCTCAACGAGCCCTTCGTGCACATGGTCTACGGCTACGCGCTCGGCATCCACGCCCCCGGACACGCCCTGCTGCTCGACGCCCTGCCCGTCGCCCACCACCAACTGCTCGGCCACGCCCTCGCAGCCGGCGTGCTCGCCGAGCGCGGCGCGCAGGTACTGATCGCCAACAACTGCACGCCGGTCCGGTCCGCCACCACCTCCGCCGAGGACGAGGCCGCGGCCGACGCGTACGACGCCCTCCACAACCGCCTCTTCAACGACCCGCTGCTGCTCGGCCGTTACCCCGACCTCGCGGCCTACGGCGTCGGGCCCGACCTGGGCGGCGCGGTCCGCGACGGCGACCTCGCGCTGATCGCCGCCGCCCCGCTCGACGGCCTCGGCATCAACTACTACAACCCCACCCGGATCGCCGCCCCCACCGAGCCCGGCCTCCCGTTCGCCGAGGCACCCATCGACGGCGTCCCCCGCACCCACTTCGGCTGGCCCGTCGTCCCCGACGGCCTGCGCGAACTCCTCGTAGGCCTGCGCGAACGCTACGGCTCCGCCCTCCCGCCGATCACCATCACCGAGAACGGCTGCTCCACGGACGACCTGCTCGACGACACCGCCCGGATCGACTACCTGGCCGGCCACCTCGACGCCCTCGCCGCCGCGAGCGCCCAAGGCGTCGACGTGCGCGGCTACTTCACCTGGTCCCTGCTCGACAACTTCGAATGGGCCGAGGGCTACCACCAGCGCTTCGGCCTGGTCCACGTCGACTTCGAGTCGCAGAAGCGCACCCCGAAGTCCTCGTACGCCTGGTACCGCGAGCTGATTGCTGCTCATCGAAACCAGATTCCTGCGTAG
- a CDS encoding DedA family protein, translated as MGVLVCLDNCGIPVPGQTVLVLAAVYAGTGRMSIAAVVAIAVVAAVVGNSLGYLIGRTGGHAFVHRWGRYVRLTPERMAKAERFFDRHGAKVVTGARFVDGLRQTNGIIAGTSEMPRRRFVPANVVGALLWVGVWASVGYFAGDNLDELYRQAVRYQVLLLVLAGAVVLALLARTLLRRLRSRRGGGPGGPAGREGTTDQEGTTGPGGSAGPDENAGPGGPARPDGRPTAPGQRSGMTSNEDA; from the coding sequence GTGGGGGTCTTGGTGTGCCTGGACAACTGCGGCATCCCGGTGCCCGGCCAGACCGTCCTGGTCCTGGCCGCGGTCTACGCCGGCACCGGCCGGATGAGCATCGCCGCGGTGGTCGCCATCGCGGTGGTCGCGGCGGTGGTCGGCAACAGCCTCGGCTACCTGATCGGCCGCACCGGCGGGCACGCCTTCGTGCACCGCTGGGGCCGGTACGTCCGGCTGACCCCGGAGCGGATGGCCAAGGCCGAGCGCTTCTTCGACCGGCACGGCGCCAAGGTGGTGACCGGCGCCCGTTTCGTGGACGGGCTGCGGCAGACCAACGGGATCATCGCGGGCACCAGTGAGATGCCCCGGCGCCGGTTCGTGCCCGCCAACGTGGTCGGCGCGCTGCTCTGGGTCGGCGTCTGGGCCTCGGTGGGCTACTTCGCGGGCGACAACCTGGACGAGTTGTACCGGCAGGCCGTCCGGTACCAGGTGCTGCTGCTGGTCCTGGCCGGCGCGGTGGTGCTGGCGCTGCTGGCGCGCACGCTGCTGCGCCGTCTGCGCTCGCGCCGCGGCGGCGGTCCGGGCGGGCCCGCCGGCCGGGAGGGCACCACCGACCAGGAGGGCACCACCGGTCCGGGCGGGTCCGCCGGCCCGGACGAGAACGCCGGACCGGGTGGGCCCGCCCGACCGGACGGCCGGCCGACCGCGCCGGGTCAGCGCAGCGGGATGACCTCGAACGAGGACGCGTAG